The Oscillospiraceae bacterium genome has a window encoding:
- a CDS encoding galactokinase family protein, which produces MRPNELASGILSGAHDEALKAVYGNSADINAIRVRYAKCIDKFSDNYGKDHDVSVFSVSGRSEISGNHTDHNRGRVIAASINLDIIAVAAKNENEVIRVKSLAFAEDVFKPGDRIRKNNSHALIAGVYDGFIKNGYKAGGFYAYTESHVLKGSGLSSSAAFENAIGTVLNYLYNDGGVDFVKLAQISQYAENVFFGKPSGLMDQIACASGGFVGIDFRDPSNPEITRLGVDLDDYGINLVIINTGGSHANLTGDYASVPSEMKSVAAFFGKTVLREVEEDKFYASLSAVRTACGDRAVLRAHHFFCENRRVASQLDALKAGDIDQFLSLVRESGRSSQIWLQNIFACSAPSEQGLSVGLMLCERLLSDKRAAWRVHGGGFAGTVQAFVPKEYISEFVRTVSEVFGENSCLVLGIRSAGATKVI; this is translated from the coding sequence ATGAGACCCAACGAGCTTGCGTCCGGAATTCTCTCGGGCGCGCATGACGAAGCGCTTAAAGCTGTATACGGCAATTCAGCCGATATTAACGCGATCCGCGTCAGATACGCCAAATGTATTGATAAATTTTCGGATAATTACGGGAAAGACCACGATGTTTCAGTGTTTTCGGTTTCCGGACGAAGCGAAATATCCGGAAATCATACCGACCACAACCGTGGAAGAGTTATCGCGGCGTCGATAAATCTTGACATTATTGCCGTGGCGGCCAAAAATGAAAACGAGGTCATCAGAGTAAAAAGTCTCGCTTTTGCCGAGGATGTTTTTAAACCCGGAGACCGCATACGTAAAAATAACTCTCATGCGCTTATCGCCGGTGTATACGACGGTTTCATTAAAAACGGTTATAAAGCAGGAGGCTTTTACGCTTATACCGAATCTCATGTTCTGAAGGGCAGCGGATTATCCAGCTCCGCCGCGTTTGAAAACGCGATCGGAACTGTGCTTAACTACCTCTACAACGATGGCGGAGTAGATTTCGTTAAGCTTGCGCAGATATCGCAATACGCGGAAAACGTATTCTTCGGAAAGCCGAGCGGACTCATGGATCAGATCGCCTGCGCCTCAGGCGGCTTTGTGGGAATTGATTTTCGCGATCCGTCCAATCCCGAGATAACCAGACTGGGCGTCGATCTGGACGATTACGGCATTAATCTTGTTATAATCAATACAGGCGGAAGCCACGCCAATCTCACCGGCGATTATGCCTCGGTACCTTCCGAAATGAAATCGGTGGCGGCATTTTTCGGAAAAACCGTGCTCAGAGAAGTCGAAGAAGATAAATTTTACGCTTCGCTTTCTGCCGTGAGGACCGCGTGCGGCGACAGAGCCGTGCTCAGAGCTCATCACTTTTTCTGCGAGAACAGACGCGTCGCGTCTCAGCTGGATGCGCTGAAAGCAGGAGACATCGATCAATTCCTGTCGCTCGTACGCGAGTCCGGACGTTCAAGTCAAATCTGGCTGCAGAATATTTTCGCCTGCTCCGCTCCGTCGGAACAGGGGCTTTCCGTCGGTCTCATGCTTTGCGAACGACTGCTTTCAGACAAACGCGCGGCGTGGCGCGTGCACGGCGGAGGATTTGCCGGAACGGTCCAGGCATTCGTGCCCAAAGAATACATCTCTGAATTCGTGCGCACTGTATCCGAGGTCTTCGGAGAAAATTCGTGTCTTGTTCTCGGAATAAGATCGGCCGGCGCCACAAAGGTGATCTGA
- a CDS encoding LysR family transcriptional regulator, whose amino-acid sequence MINFEHYRIFCTVCEAGGISKAAEQMFVSQPAVTSAIKHLENQLSVKLFYRTQRGVVLTNEGELLYSYVKDSCKKLSEGEEKLVAVANLHGGLLHAGASDMTLKFFLMDYLSKLRANYPEVSLRVTNAPTPQTIRSLKEGRIDIGFVSGPLEQDKDIKYVPVRPVRDIVICGEKYFDLADKARSFDELRQYPFIMLTKDTSTRSFTDSYMSKCGANICPEIELATSDLIVEFAAQCMGLAFVAEDFALPAINNGRLREIKLTAPFPERAFYMVTMENHPLPPSVKLLISYIRSDIEKSNKNMP is encoded by the coding sequence ATGATAAATTTTGAACACTACAGAATATTCTGCACGGTTTGTGAAGCCGGCGGAATATCCAAAGCCGCAGAACAAATGTTTGTTTCACAGCCAGCCGTTACCTCGGCTATCAAGCATCTGGAGAACCAGCTTTCGGTAAAACTTTTTTACCGTACACAACGGGGCGTCGTGCTTACAAACGAAGGTGAATTGTTGTATTCATATGTAAAGGACTCGTGTAAAAAGCTGTCCGAGGGTGAGGAAAAGCTTGTTGCCGTCGCAAATCTCCATGGCGGCTTGCTTCACGCGGGCGCGTCGGATATGACATTGAAGTTCTTCCTTATGGACTATCTTTCAAAACTAAGGGCAAATTATCCGGAGGTGTCGCTTAGGGTTACAAACGCGCCTACTCCGCAGACAATACGGAGCCTTAAAGAGGGCAGGATAGATATTGGTTTTGTCAGCGGACCGCTTGAGCAGGACAAGGATATAAAATATGTTCCCGTGCGTCCTGTACGAGATATTGTCATATGCGGCGAAAAATACTTTGATCTTGCGGACAAAGCAAGATCATTTGACGAGCTCAGGCAGTATCCTTTCATCATGCTTACAAAGGACACCTCGACGCGCAGCTTTACTGACAGCTATATGTCCAAATGCGGCGCGAATATTTGTCCGGAAATCGAGCTCGCGACCAGCGACCTGATAGTTGAATTCGCGGCACAATGCATGGGGCTGGCGTTTGTGGCGGAGGATTTTGCGCTTCCGGCTATAAACAATGGAAGGCTGCGGGAAATAAAACTTACAGCTCCGTTTCCGGAACGGGCTTTTTACATGGTCACAATGGAAAATCATCCTTTGCCGCCTTCCGTGAAGCTGTTAATCTCATATATCCGCTCTGATATAGAAAAAAGTAATAAAAATATGCCATAA
- the truB gene encoding tRNA pseudouridine(55) synthase TruB, whose translation MNGKETPCGLLPMYKPSGITSHDAVNIIRRSFGIKRVGHTGTLDPMACGVLPILIGSAVKAAELIVSEDKRYIAEMKFGYETDTLDITGKIILPLSDGRIPREDEAVRAAEAFKGSYMQTPPAYSAIKHNGKKLYELARSGIIIETEPRRVEIFSISAVMTEPDTCRIDVSCSKGTYIRSLVRDIARSIGTYATMSALERVSVGKYTKDICFTPDDITSASAEDRSRMLIPIDKILCDLKRAQLSEFYTRLAKNGAEIYLKRAGLGEILKTGEYCLMTDHNGELFGVGMVSEYPDGTAVKAVKRFDT comes from the coding sequence ATGAACGGCAAAGAAACTCCATGCGGGCTTCTTCCCATGTATAAACCATCGGGCATAACAAGCCATGACGCAGTCAACATCATTCGCCGGTCGTTCGGAATAAAAAGAGTCGGTCACACCGGAACGCTGGATCCAATGGCATGCGGAGTTCTACCCATACTTATTGGAAGCGCCGTAAAAGCGGCCGAGCTTATTGTATCTGAGGATAAAAGATACATAGCCGAAATGAAATTCGGTTATGAGACAGACACACTCGATATAACCGGAAAGATTATCTTACCATTATCAGACGGACGCATTCCGAGAGAGGATGAAGCAGTACGCGCCGCCGAAGCATTTAAGGGGAGCTATATGCAAACGCCTCCAGCTTATTCCGCAATAAAGCATAACGGGAAAAAGCTGTATGAGCTTGCCCGCAGCGGCATCATCATCGAAACCGAGCCGCGCAGAGTTGAAATATTTTCGATCTCCGCCGTTATGACAGAACCGGATACCTGCCGGATTGACGTTTCATGCTCAAAGGGAACGTATATCCGTTCGCTTGTGCGCGATATAGCGCGTTCCATAGGAACATACGCGACAATGAGCGCGCTTGAACGGGTATCGGTCGGAAAGTATACTAAAGATATATGCTTCACTCCGGATGATATTACCTCCGCATCCGCGGAAGACAGATCTCGGATGCTGATCCCTATTGATAAAATATTATGTGATTTAAAACGCGCACAGCTTTCAGAATTTTACACAAGGCTCGCGAAAAACGGAGCAGAAATATATTTAAAGCGCGCGGGACTCGGCGAAATTCTGAAAACCGGGGAATACTGCCTGATGACCGATCACAATGGAGAACTTTTTGGAGTTGGGATGGTTTCGGAATATCCCGATGGAACCGCGGTAAAAGCTGTCAAACGTTTCGATACCTGA
- the dut gene encoding dUTP diphosphatase, protein MKAVVRIKKLRRGAVMPRYMTAGAAAADICACLDTPVTVNPGDRISIPTGLAIELPADTAGFVYPRSGLASKNGISLSNCVGVIDSDYRGELMIALINQSGNDFEITPGMRIAQLVVAPVLETEFMDAQEEVLSETGRGAGGFGSTGTER, encoded by the coding sequence ATGAAAGCAGTTGTCAGGATCAAAAAGCTTCGCCGCGGCGCCGTGATGCCGCGTTATATGACAGCAGGTGCCGCGGCCGCCGATATATGCGCATGCCTGGATACACCTGTAACAGTAAATCCAGGAGATAGGATATCCATCCCGACCGGTCTTGCGATTGAGCTGCCGGCGGACACCGCGGGATTTGTATATCCGCGCAGTGGGCTGGCTTCAAAAAACGGTATTTCACTTTCAAACTGTGTCGGCGTAATTGACAGCGATTATCGCGGCGAGCTTATGATCGCTCTCATAAATCAATCGGGCAACGATTTTGAAATTACCCCCGGTATGCGCATAGCGCAGCTTGTCGTCGCTCCGGTCCTTGAGACCGAATTCATGGATGCGCAGGAAGAAGTTCTCTCGGAAACAGGTCGCGGTGCCGGCGGATTCGGGTCAACGGGAACTGAAAGATGA
- a CDS encoding AI-2E family transporter has product MNQKFNKRYFTIALYAFLTVCACILFYLLINNFYIIGVTFRYIGNLTGPLIYAFVIAYAINPILNFWERILKENGKHKLKTQKALRGWSVVLTYLCVIIILSMFVLIIAPNLVTSMSIFISNISIYTKNLSEWIEKTVKVIEDYAIKNPVISTQLDNFENMLSELMGVAVNWLKNIFPDAIDFLAKVSVEVKNLTIGLIVSVYMLIDKEKFIAQLKKLGAALFKEERVAKVVGVMRFTHETIGSYIVGKIADSAIIGVITFFTLAVFGISFPLLLSVIVGITNIIPFFGPFIGAIPCIIILLMIEPVQAFWFAILILIIQQIDGNIIGPKIIGKSTGISAFWVVVAITIGGGLFGFWGMLLGVPVFAVIYSLVKNAVVKKLEKKGLPTETSYYVNYLHKEPKLLMFDSADADGQTEDEGVRAPLTVKIWSSIKKRAVRIWEIIKKILYAFANGAARIWKYLRTAVFGTEKKKRKKK; this is encoded by the coding sequence ATGAATCAAAAATTCAACAAGCGGTATTTTACTATAGCGCTGTATGCTTTTTTGACCGTATGCGCGTGCATCCTGTTTTATCTGTTAATAAACAATTTCTATATAATCGGCGTTACGTTCAGATATATCGGCAATCTGACGGGCCCCTTGATCTATGCCTTTGTCATTGCTTACGCGATCAATCCGATACTCAATTTTTGGGAGAGGATACTGAAGGAGAACGGAAAGCATAAATTAAAAACGCAGAAAGCTCTTCGAGGCTGGTCTGTCGTTCTTACATATTTATGCGTTATCATTATATTATCGATGTTTGTGCTCATAATAGCACCGAATCTCGTCACGAGCATGAGCATATTTATCAGCAACATTTCAATATATACGAAAAATCTCTCTGAGTGGATAGAAAAGACAGTAAAGGTCATCGAAGATTACGCTATTAAGAATCCGGTTATTTCAACTCAGCTGGATAATTTCGAGAACATGCTTTCTGAATTGATGGGAGTCGCCGTCAACTGGCTTAAAAACATCTTCCCTGACGCGATAGACTTTCTCGCGAAAGTTTCCGTAGAAGTCAAAAACCTTACAATCGGATTGATCGTTTCCGTATACATGCTTATTGACAAAGAGAAATTCATCGCGCAGCTTAAAAAGCTCGGGGCGGCACTTTTCAAGGAAGAACGCGTGGCAAAGGTTGTCGGCGTCATGAGGTTTACTCATGAAACTATCGGAAGCTACATCGTCGGAAAAATTGCGGACAGCGCGATAATCGGAGTTATTACATTTTTTACTCTTGCGGTATTCGGAATATCGTTCCCGCTTTTACTCAGTGTTATCGTGGGCATAACCAACATAATTCCGTTTTTCGGACCGTTTATCGGCGCTATTCCGTGTATAATCATCCTTTTGATGATAGAGCCGGTTCAGGCTTTTTGGTTTGCGATACTTATATTAATAATTCAACAGATAGACGGTAATATCATCGGCCCGAAAATAATCGGCAAATCCACGGGGATATCCGCGTTTTGGGTTGTTGTCGCAATTACTATCGGCGGCGGACTTTTCGGATTCTGGGGAATGCTCCTCGGCGTGCCGGTGTTCGCGGTAATATATTCGCTTGTTAAAAACGCGGTTGTAAAAAAGCTGGAGAAAAAGGGGCTGCCGACAGAAACTTCATATTATGTCAATTATCTGCATAAGGAGCCAAAACTGTTGATGTTCGACTCCGCGGATGCCGACGGACAAACTGAAGACGAGGGCGTAAGAGCGCCCCTTACCGTCAAAATATGGAGCTCGATAAAAAAACGTGCCGTCCGTATATGGGAAATTATTAAAAAGATTCTTTATGCTTTCGCGAACGGAGCGGCAAGGATTTGGAAATATCTCAGAACTGCGGTGTTCGGAACAGAAAAGAAAAAGAGAAAGAAAAAATAA
- the cysS gene encoding cysteine--tRNA ligase: protein MKLYNSLTGKKEEFEIHDSHVRMYACGPTVYNYFHIGNGRCFVLFDMLRRYLEYRGNKVDFVQNFTDIDDKMIKRAAEEKTTVAKIAEKYIAEYFIDARGLGILPATVHPRATENIDEIISIVKTLIEKGHAYESNGDVYFSARSFPEYGKLSKTNIDDLESGARIDVSEIKRDPLDFALWKAYKVGEPFWESPWGKGRPGWHIECSAMVNRYLGKTIDIHCGGADLAFPHHENEIAQSEACFGCTFSRFWLHNGYINVDNQKMGKSLGNFFMVRDAAAKYGYDAIRFFLLSAQYRSPVNFSADALIQSQNALSRLYNCEDNLKSAINAAESRPETADEAAETDKILTRKDDFIKAMDDDFNTADGISAIFELVKDINIFISVPRAVKSVEKLCSLYYELVTLMGFKKPATSYSIPVEEIERLIEERISAKKSKNFTRADEIRAYLKEKGISLEDTAQGTKWK from the coding sequence ATGAAGCTTTATAATTCACTGACCGGAAAAAAAGAAGAATTCGAGATTCACGACAGCCATGTGCGGATGTATGCCTGCGGACCGACGGTATATAATTACTTCCATATCGGAAACGGCCGTTGCTTTGTCTTGTTTGATATGCTTCGCCGATATCTCGAATATCGCGGAAACAAGGTGGATTTCGTTCAGAATTTTACCGATATTGACGATAAAATGATCAAACGTGCCGCCGAGGAAAAGACGACTGTAGCAAAGATCGCGGAAAAATATATTGCCGAATACTTCATCGACGCTCGTGGGCTTGGCATACTCCCCGCGACAGTACATCCGCGCGCGACCGAAAACATAGATGAAATTATTTCCATAGTAAAGACCCTTATCGAAAAGGGACACGCATATGAATCAAACGGAGACGTCTATTTTTCCGCACGCAGTTTTCCGGAATACGGAAAGCTCTCAAAGACGAATATAGACGATCTTGAATCCGGAGCGCGAATAGATGTAAGCGAGATAAAGAGAGATCCGCTGGATTTTGCGTTATGGAAGGCATATAAGGTGGGCGAGCCTTTTTGGGAAAGCCCGTGGGGTAAAGGGCGTCCGGGATGGCATATTGAATGCTCCGCGATGGTAAACCGTTACCTCGGAAAGACGATAGACATTCACTGCGGCGGAGCCGACCTTGCTTTTCCGCATCATGAAAATGAAATCGCGCAGTCAGAGGCCTGCTTCGGCTGCACCTTCTCCCGCTTTTGGCTGCACAACGGATATATCAACGTCGACAATCAGAAAATGGGCAAATCGCTTGGCAATTTCTTTATGGTGCGCGATGCCGCCGCGAAATACGGATATGACGCGATCAGATTTTTCCTGCTGTCCGCGCAGTATCGCAGCCCGGTGAATTTTTCCGCCGATGCTTTGATTCAATCGCAAAACGCGCTTTCAAGGCTATATAATTGTGAGGACAACCTGAAATCGGCGATAAACGCCGCCGAAAGCCGTCCGGAGACAGCCGATGAAGCTGCGGAGACGGATAAAATACTGACGCGCAAAGATGATTTTATCAAAGCGATGGACGACGATTTCAATACAGCAGATGGAATATCGGCAATCTTTGAGCTTGTCAAGGATATAAACATATTTATATCCGTTCCGCGCGCCGTAAAATCCGTTGAAAAGCTTTGCTCGCTGTATTATGAGCTTGTCACTCTTATGGGCTTTAAAAAGCCGGCCACGTCTTATTCGATTCCGGTTGAAGAAATCGAAAGGTTGATTGAAGAACGTATTTCAGCTAAAAAATCAAAAAATTTCACCCGTGCCGATGAAATACGAGCATATCTGAAAGAAAAAGGAATTTCTCTTGAGGACACCGCGCAGGGAACCAAATGGAAATGA
- the epsC gene encoding serine O-acetyltransferase EpsC: protein MDIMKAFYGTVQKIKDEVASIRERDPAAESDAEVLLLYSGLHAVMYHRCAHMLYENGHSFAARLVSQHARFITGIEIHPGAQIGNGLFIDHGSGVVIGETTVIGDNCTIYQGVTLGGTGKDTGKRHPTLGDNVLVGAGARVLGPVKIGSNVKIAAGAVVLCDIPDDCTAVGVPAHIVKRSGVRINRPCDLDQIHVPDPVSQEICRLRALITEIGKNTMSPEQLSELLSRLGEK, encoded by the coding sequence ATGGATATAATGAAAGCTTTTTACGGCACCGTTCAAAAAATCAAGGATGAAGTCGCTTCCATACGTGAACGGGATCCCGCGGCGGAAAGCGACGCGGAAGTGCTTCTCTTATATTCGGGTCTGCATGCCGTAATGTATCACAGATGCGCTCATATGCTTTATGAGAACGGACACAGCTTCGCCGCCCGTCTCGTCTCGCAGCATGCGCGCTTCATCACCGGAATCGAGATACATCCGGGCGCGCAGATCGGCAACGGACTGTTTATCGATCACGGCTCGGGAGTTGTCATCGGTGAAACAACCGTCATAGGAGATAATTGTACCATATATCAGGGCGTTACTCTGGGAGGAACGGGAAAAGACACCGGAAAACGCCACCCGACACTGGGGGACAATGTCCTGGTCGGGGCGGGAGCAAGAGTGCTCGGCCCTGTTAAAATCGGCAGCAATGTAAAAATTGCCGCCGGCGCGGTCGTGCTATGCGATATTCCGGACGATTGTACCGCCGTAGGCGTGCCCGCACACATAGTGAAACGCAGCGGGGTCAGAATCAACAGGCCGTGTGATCTCGACCAGATACATGTGCCGGATCCTGTCTCTCAGGAGATTTGCAGATTGAGAGCTCTGATAACCGAAATAGGAAAAAACACAATGAGCCCTGAACAGCTTTCCGAGCTGCTTTCAAGACTCGGTGAAAAATAA
- the pgsA gene encoding CDP-diacylglycerol--glycerol-3-phosphate 3-phosphatidyltransferase, with product MKINLPNKLTLMRICIVPVFMLFMLVPVINETWSRAIACAFFLFAALTDFFDGRIARKLGLVTDFGKFLDPVADKFMIFGALFAICASDMYRNIYPYIVIAGTIVIFRELAVTSLRLVAAAGSHEVISANILGKLKTLTQSICVVVVILEPIVIPQSSKLHDMHLFSIIFIVLMTVMTIWSGLSYFKKYINLFSPGK from the coding sequence ATGAAGATTAATTTGCCCAACAAGCTTACGTTGATGCGCATATGCATCGTACCTGTTTTTATGCTGTTTATGCTCGTACCGGTCATAAACGAGACATGGTCGAGGGCGATCGCATGCGCTTTTTTTCTGTTTGCCGCATTGACTGACTTTTTTGACGGGCGCATTGCAAGAAAGCTCGGTCTCGTCACTGATTTCGGTAAATTTTTAGATCCTGTTGCGGATAAATTTATGATTTTCGGCGCTCTGTTCGCTATATGCGCATCGGATATGTACAGAAATATATATCCTTATATTGTCATCGCAGGCACGATAGTCATATTCCGCGAGCTTGCCGTCACATCGCTCAGGCTTGTCGCCGCCGCGGGATCACATGAGGTTATATCGGCCAATATACTTGGCAAGCTTAAAACACTTACGCAGAGTATTTGTGTGGTCGTTGTCATTCTTGAACCGATCGTCATTCCGCAATCCTCAAAGCTGCACGATATGCACCTTTTCAGCATAATTTTTATCGTTCTTATGACAGTTATGACGATATGGTCAGGCCTTTCATATTTTAAAAAATATATAAATCTGTTTTCCCCGGGTAAATAA
- the rimO gene encoding 30S ribosomal protein S12 methylthiotransferase RimO — MIKVGFMTMGCPKNQTDTELMLSRLEDAGIEIVDEDIKADIMIVNTCAFIKSAKEESIEAILDLGWLKQNRNLKGIIVTGCMAQRYFEQIKKELPEADAVLGLGAESEIAETVKKLYETGEGTYECGAPEELVMEGGRILSTPDYYAYLKISEGCDNRCSYCAIPSIRGAHRSRTMESILEEAKLLSENGVKELCLVAQDTTRYGLDLYGEYKLADLLEALCTTPGINFEWIRLLYCYPDKITDRLCEVMAKYSMIAKYIDLPIQHISDHVLEAMNRHGGAEIIRSAIERLRSHMPEIMIRTTVMVGFPGETDKDFALLNSFVRDTLFGRLGAFEYSREENTAAYMMPKQISAKTKAVRLDNIMNTQYTVAQEINSSYIGRTVRVLCESYDNVSECYFGRTEAHAPEIDGGVYFTSRRKIPAGEFVSVLIKDVCDYDLTGRETGK; from the coding sequence ATGATAAAGGTCGGATTTATGACAATGGGCTGTCCGAAAAACCAGACGGACACAGAGCTCATGCTTTCGAGGCTTGAAGACGCGGGCATAGAGATCGTGGATGAGGATATTAAGGCCGATATAATGATAGTGAACACCTGCGCGTTCATTAAAAGCGCGAAGGAAGAATCTATCGAGGCCATTCTCGATCTCGGATGGCTTAAACAGAACAGAAATCTTAAGGGTATAATAGTTACCGGCTGTATGGCGCAAAGATATTTCGAGCAGATAAAGAAAGAACTGCCGGAGGCGGATGCCGTGCTCGGACTCGGCGCGGAGTCCGAAATAGCAGAAACAGTTAAAAAGCTTTACGAAACCGGAGAGGGCACTTATGAGTGCGGCGCTCCGGAGGAGCTTGTCATGGAGGGCGGCCGCATTCTGTCCACGCCCGATTATTACGCATATCTGAAAATCTCGGAGGGCTGCGATAATCGCTGTTCGTATTGTGCGATTCCATCCATACGCGGCGCGCACAGATCACGCACGATGGAGAGCATACTTGAGGAAGCAAAGCTGCTCAGCGAGAACGGCGTAAAGGAGCTGTGCCTTGTCGCGCAGGATACCACGCGTTACGGTCTCGACCTGTACGGAGAATACAAGCTTGCCGATCTTCTCGAAGCGCTGTGCACAACGCCCGGCATAAATTTCGAATGGATCAGGCTTTTATACTGCTATCCGGACAAGATCACCGACAGGCTATGCGAGGTCATGGCGAAATACAGCATGATAGCCAAATATATTGATCTTCCGATACAACACATTTCCGATCATGTTCTGGAAGCGATGAACCGTCACGGCGGCGCGGAGATCATCCGTTCGGCAATCGAGCGCCTAAGAAGCCATATGCCCGAAATAATGATTCGCACCACGGTCATGGTCGGGTTTCCCGGAGAGACAGACAAGGACTTTGCTTTGCTAAACAGCTTTGTACGGGACACGTTGTTCGGACGCCTCGGAGCTTTTGAATATTCGCGTGAGGAAAATACCGCCGCGTATATGATGCCAAAGCAGATTTCAGCCAAAACGAAAGCCGTCAGGCTTGACAATATTATGAATACACAATATACTGTAGCTCAGGAGATAAATTCTTCTTATATCGGGCGTACAGTCCGCGTGTTATGTGAGAGCTATGACAATGTGAGCGAGTGCTATTTCGGACGTACAGAAGCTCACGCCCCCGAAATAGACGGAGGAGTGTATTTCACCTCGCGCAGGAAAATACCGGCGGGTGAATTTGTAAGCGTTCTTATAAAAGACGTCTGCGATTATGATCTTACCGGAAGAGAAACCGGAAAATAA
- a CDS encoding RecX family transcriptional regulator, with the protein MRDDIKKKAYSLLERVDLTPRMLLDRLSERMPDESREEIKSVIRELTERGVVNIARFGERVIETQKARLYGHRRIEDALIIKRFPKKYIESVSGMIEFDEAERALRCLEARAGRIFANYDINPEETKKLFNYLIRQGYDYRTAGEALENYKKGKEQA; encoded by the coding sequence ATGCGCGACGATATAAAAAAGAAAGCATATTCACTGCTTGAAAGAGTCGATCTGACGCCGAGGATGCTGCTTGACAGGCTTTCCGAAAGGATGCCTGATGAAAGCAGGGAGGAAATCAAATCGGTTATACGCGAGCTAACGGAACGCGGAGTCGTGAATATCGCGAGATTCGGAGAACGCGTTATCGAAACGCAAAAAGCAAGGCTTTACGGACATCGACGCATAGAAGATGCTCTCATTATCAAACGGTTTCCGAAAAAATATATAGAATCTGTCTCCGGGATGATAGAATTCGACGAAGCCGAAAGAGCTTTACGCTGTCTTGAGGCACGCGCGGGAAGGATTTTCGCAAATTACGATATAAATCCCGAAGAAACAAAAAAACTTTTCAATTACTTGATCAGACAGGGATACGATTACCGGACAGCGGGCGAAGCCCTGGAAAATTATAAAAAGGGCAAGGAACAGGCATAG
- the recA gene encoding recombinase RecA: MSAKKASTKKVDEEDLLDGEDEKLDPAAAKKKALATAISQIEKKCGKGSIMKLGDNVGMTVSAISTGSISLDIALGIGGVPRGRVIEIFGPESSGKTTVALHIIAEAQKEGGEVAFIDAEHALDPLYAKALGVDIDNLLISQPDCGEQALEIAEALVRSNAIDALVVDSVAALVPKSEIEGDMGQNSIGVQARLMSQALRKLCGAVSKSKCVLIFINQLREKVGIAYGNPEVTTGGKALKFYTSVRIDVRRGEQLKNKTDIIGNHIKAKVVKNKVAPPFRLAEFDILYGKGISKESELVDMGVALDIVGKSGAWFSYEGTRIGQGKDNARQWLTEHQDVAKVIEKRIRDQADKLNESSAFAVSEALEDDEEENDDLFE; this comes from the coding sequence ATGAGCGCAAAAAAGGCATCGACAAAAAAGGTCGACGAAGAAGATCTGCTTGACGGTGAAGACGAAAAGCTCGATCCCGCGGCGGCCAAGAAAAAGGCGCTTGCGACAGCGATCAGCCAGATAGAAAAGAAATGCGGAAAAGGCTCAATTATGAAGCTCGGGGACAATGTCGGCATGACAGTCAGCGCAATTTCCACCGGCAGCATTTCGCTCGATATCGCACTCGGTATCGGAGGGGTTCCGCGCGGAAGAGTCATTGAAATTTTCGGTCCTGAATCCTCCGGCAAAACCACCGTTGCCCTTCATATAATAGCGGAGGCGCAGAAGGAGGGCGGAGAGGTCGCCTTTATAGACGCGGAGCATGCTCTCGATCCTTTATACGCGAAAGCTCTCGGCGTGGATATAGACAATCTTCTTATAAGCCAGCCGGATTGCGGCGAACAGGCTCTTGAAATCGCGGAGGCTCTTGTGCGAAGCAACGCGATAGACGCGCTCGTCGTCGACTCGGTCGCGGCTCTTGTTCCGAAATCCGAAATCGAGGGCGACATGGGTCAGAACTCAATCGGAGTTCAGGCCAGGCTCATGTCTCAGGCGCTGAGAAAGCTGTGCGGCGCTGTGTCAAAGAGCAAATGCGTTCTGATTTTCATCAACCAGCTACGCGAAAAAGTCGGCATAGCGTATGGCAATCCCGAGGTCACAACCGGAGGCAAGGCGCTTAAATTCTACACCTCTGTGAGAATCGACGTGCGCCGCGGCGAGCAGCTTAAAAACAAAACCGACATTATCGGCAACCATATAAAGGCGAAGGTAGTCAAGAACAAGGTTGCGCCGCCGTTCAGGCTTGCGGAGTTTGACATACTCTACGGAAAGGGAATTTCCAAAGAAAGCGAGCTTGTGGATATGGGCGTCGCGCTTGACATAGTCGGCAAGAGCGGAGCTTGGTTTTCATATGAGGGAACGCGTATCGGTCAGGGCAAGGATAACGCCCGTCAATGGCTAACGGAGCATCAGGATGTGGCGAAGGTAATAGAAAAACGCATCCGCGATCAAGCCGACAAGCTCAACGAATCCAGCGCGTTTGCGGTAAGCGAGGCGCTTGAGGACGACGAAGAAGAAAATGACGATCTTTTCGAATAA